Proteins from a single region of Ischnura elegans chromosome 2, ioIscEleg1.1, whole genome shotgun sequence:
- the LOC124154527 gene encoding DNA-binding protein Ets97D-like, which produces MITMDDQEQVLVFKLDQSGSKLISFEHDPRKRHLEKDATLEEPVNKILKATEPEKDDSEVAVMEPEQEAENTSRPSEVVLDEEELETCEESGVIMQHMDIREPLSTLRSLLEQRIGMDLSEYQFWLQDAQMLESHKNLVDQCVQGEGIVQVNVEIKMLGDIKKINIVDVLKPAEEYLELADELPDVEESSSTPEHVIKWIMDQQFRKDQERFKIPFDPAEWTVAHVRHWLQWAVRQFNLVGIRLSDWGMTGEKLCSLTVEEFQQIVPNDPGDVFWTHLELLRRCKFVAVLQKQTEEPQYVMSESISEAGTTASNTRTINRVNSGKPKIQRQTQARLPNVNSHERSGNIPLRTGSNGPVQLWQFLLELLTDKDHRHVIKWLGDEGEFKLVDPETVAQLWGERKNKPTMNYEKLSRALRYYYEGEMIAKVHGKRFVYKFVCDLKQMLGYSASELHRLVEGCSTRTSLSIPVSSSPNLDRLTRTVHSDDLSSAEDEHPDDSR; this is translated from the exons ATGATAACCATGGATGATCAAGAGCAAGTTTTAGTGTTTAAACTCGATCAGAGTGGGAGTAAGCTCATTTCATTTGAGCATGATCCGCGGAAACG ACATCTTGAAAAAGATGCGACCCTGGAAGAGccagtgaataaaatattaaaggcaACAGAACCTGAAAAAGATGATTCCGAAGTGGCTGTTATGGAGCCTGAGCAGGAGGCTGAAAACACCTCCAGACCCAGTGAAGTTGTGttggatgaagaggaattggaAACTTG tGAGGAGTCTGGCGTTATAATGCAGCATATGGACATCCGAGAGCCCCTGTCAACTCTTCGCTCTCTTTTGGAGCAAAGAATCGGCATGGATCTATCCGAGTATCAATTTTGGCTTCAGGATGCCCAAATG TTGGAGAGTCATAAAAACCTCGTGGACCAGTGTGTTCAAGGAGAAGGAATTGTACAAGTTAATGTGGAAATCAAAATGCTGGGAGATATTAAGAAGATAAATATAGTAGATGTCCTTAAACCTGCAGAGGAATACCTGGAACTAGCAGATGAAT tgcCTGATGTGGAGGAATCATCATCCACCCCTGAACACGTTATCAAGTGGATTATGGACCAACAATTCAGGAAAGACCAAGAGAGGTTCAAGATTCCATTCG ATCCTGCCGAGTGGACCGTTGCCCACGTGCGTCATTGGTTGCAGTGGGCTGTGCGTCAATTCAACCTTGTTGGGATCCGCCTTTCAGATTGGGGAATGACTGGTGAAAAGCTGTGCTCACTCACAGTCGAAGAATTTCAGCAAATTGTGCCTAATGATCCCGGCGACGTTTTTTGGACTCATTTAGAGTTGCTTCGTCGCTGTAAATTTGTTG ctGTATTACAAAAGCAAACAGAGGAGCCACAGTATGTGATGTCTGAAAGTATTTCAGAAGCGGGAACAACGGCTAGTAATACGAGAACAATAAACAGGGTGAATTCTGGGAAGCCCAAAATTCAACGTCAAACCCAAGCCCGTCTACCAAATGTCAACTCCCATGAAAGATCCGGAAACATTCCATTACGCACTG GTTCTAATGGCCCAGTTCAGCTGTGGCAGTTCCTACTGGAATTGTTGACTGATAAAGATCATAGGCATGTTATCAAGTGGCTTGGTGATGAAGGCGAGTTTAAACTTGTGGATCCAGAAACTGTGGCTCAGTTGTGGGGAGAACGTAAAAATAAGCCAACTATGAACTATGAAAAGCTCAGCCGTGCACTGCGCTACTATTATGAGGGAGAGATGATTGCAAAG GTTCACGGGAAACGGTTTGTGTATAAGTTTGTGTGTGACTTGAAGCAAATGCTAGGCTATAGTGCCAGTGAATTGCACCGCTTGGTCGAAGGGTGTAGCACGAGAACCAGTTTGTCCATACCCGTGTCTTCCTCACCAAACCTTGACCGCCTCACCCGGACCGTGCATAGTGATGATTTATCGTCAGCTGAAGATGAACATCCTGACGACAGTCGATGA